DNA sequence from the Hoylesella buccalis ATCC 35310 genome:
ACAAGCTCAATGGATTAGAGGCAAGGTTTGAAGAAGTATCTACCTTGATTACCGACCCAGATGTCATAGCCGATCAGCCACGCTATGTGAAGCTAACCAAGGAATACAAAGACCTTGGGGACATCATGGACATTCGCAAACGATACATTGCATGCCTCAATGCCATACGAGAGTCGAAAGATATTCTTGCCAATGAAACGGATGCTGACATGAAAGAAATGGCTCGTGAGGAATTGCAAGCTAACGAAGATATGCAGCCACAGTTGGAAGAAGAAATAAAATTAGCATTAGTGCCAAAAGACCCCGAAGATGCCAAGAACGTACAAATGGAAATACGTGCTGGCACGGGAGGAGATGAGGCAGCCCTGTTTGCGGGCGATTTGTTTAACATGTATAAGCATTATTGTGACTCGAAAGGTTGGACGTTAAGTGTCACATCGGTCAACGAAGGCTCAGTGGGCGGTTACAAAGAAATCGACTTTGCGGTGAGTGGCGATAATGTCTACGGTACATTGAAATACGAAAGTGGCGTACATCGTGTGCAGCGCGTGCCAGCCACAGAGACCCAGGGACGCATGCACACATCAGCTGCTACGGTGGCTGTGTTGCCAGAGGCCGACCAATTCGAGGTGAACATCAATGAAGGTGACATCAAATGGGACACGTTCAGAAGCTCAGGGGCTGGTGGACAAAACGTCAACAAGGTTGAATCGGGCGTTCGTCTTCGCTATCCATGGAAGAACCCCAACACGGGCGAAGTGGAGGAAATTCTCATAGAATGTACCGAGACACGCGACCAACCTAAGAACAAGGAACGTGCGTTGTCACGCTTGCGTACCTTTATCTACGACCGTGAGCATCAAAAATACATTGATGATATTGCCAACCGACGCAAGTCATTGGTATCTACTGGCGACCGCAGTGCGAAGATTCGTACCTACAACTATCCGCAAGGGCGTGTCACCGACCACCGCATTGGCTACACCACTCACGACCTGCAAGGCTTTGTCAATGGTGACATTCAAGCAATGATAGATGCGCTGACAGTAGCAGAGAATGCGGAAAAGCTCAAAGAGAACGAACTTTAAACAATAAGACATCGTTTAATTCTGAAGGATATTTCATTAAGACAATAACAATAGCTTTCAAACAAATAATTACCATAAGATTTCTATAACACACAAGGACTCTATTAGCCCATAAAACACTGAAATACAGTTTGTTATAAATAATCTCAAAACAAGCTATTTAAGAGCATTGAGATTGGGGTTCAAAAGCATAGAGATTGAATGGCAAAGGCATTGAGATTGGCGCCCAAAAGCATAGAGATTGAAATTCACCCACCATTCATTGGGTGAGCGATAGCCAAAGACAACGGTGCAAAAGGGAATAACGTTAATACAAATTCACTACTTTTATATTCACGGATAGTATATGAACAGACAACAACTTATAAAACAGATCTTCGACAAAAAGTCTTTCTTATGTGTAGGATTGGATCCCGACATCAAGAAGATGCCGCCACATTTGCAGCATGAAGAAGACCCTATTTTTGCCTTCAACAAAGCCATTATCGATGCTACGGCACCCTATTGTGTGGCCTACAAGCCAAATTTGGCGTTCTATGAATGTAAAGGTATTCAGGGCATGACTTCTTTCGAAAAGACCATTAGCTACCTAAAAGCGCATTATCCCGACCATTTCATCATTGCTGATGCCAAACGAGGTGACATCGGGAACACATCAGCCATGTATGCCAAGACCTTCTTTGAAGAATACGATGTTGATGCATTGACCGTGGCTCCGTACATGGGAGAAGACAGCGTGACACCTTTTCTCGAATATGAAGACAAGTGGGTCGTTGTATTGGCACTGACAAGCAACAAAGGATCGCATGATTTTCAGTTGACGGAAGACAAGAACGGTGAGAAACTTTTTGAGAAAGTCATCAAGACTTCTCAATCGTGGGGGACCGATCAAAACATGATGTATGTGGTTGGTGCAACGCAAGGCAACATGTTTGAGGCAATCAGAAAGGTGGCTCCTCATCACTTTTTGCTGGTGCCTGGCGTGGGTGCGCAGGGAGGAAGCCTGCAAGATGTCTGCCAATATGGAATGACGAAGGATTGTGGGTTGCTCGTCAATAGTTCACGCGGCATTATCTATGCCGGCCAAGGAGAAGACTTTGCCACGGCCGCTGCAAAGAGTGCCATGAAACTTCAGCAAGAAATGGAAAAAGAATTAGAAAGGTTATAAACTTTCATATCATAAATAACTCCTTTTTAACCCGACTCTCGTTGAACACCGATATCGATAAACAGTGAGGTTACACCTGCCCCATTGGGGTTTCAACTGTGATAGACGAACCGTGAAAGAAATAAATGTTTCAGTGAAAAAACGCAAATATTACATTTGTCAGTCAAAAGTCTGAGTAAAAATAGGTATATTTGCAAAATAATCAATTGAGATACCTAAAGTATGGAATTTACTGCCAAGCAAATAGCACAATATATAGGAGGCAAAATTGAAGGCAATGAAGAAGCAACTGTTCACACTTTCGCAAAAATTGAAGAAGGTACCAGTGGAGCGATTTCATTCCTTTCTAATCCAAAATACACACATTATATATACGATACACAATCATCGATTGTTCTTATTGATGAGGATTTGGAATTGGACAACCCCGTCCAGACGACCTTGATACGCGTGAAGAACGCATACGATAGTGTCGCCAAACTACTTCAATTATATGAGTCGACTAAGCCCCGAAAGACTGGCATCCACCCCATGGCCACCATCTCCGAAACGGCCAAGATAGGCGAGAATGTATACGTTGGCCCATTTGCTTACATCGGAGAGAATGTCGTGATTGGCAACAACACGCAGATATTCCCACATGCAGTGGTTTTGGAGAACGCCTCAGTAGGTTCAGAATGTATCATTTATCCACACGCAACTGTCTATCACAATTGCAAGATAGGAAATCGTGTCATCCTGCATGCGGGCTGCGTCATTGGAGCCGATGGTTTCGGATTCGCTCCATCTGAAGATGGCTACGACAAGATACCGCAAATTGGTATTGTGACCATTGAAGATGATGTAGAGGTGGGTGCCAACACTTGCGTTGATCGTTCGACCATGGGCAGCACCTATGTTAGAAAAGGAGTGAAACTTGATAACTTGGTTCAAATCGCCCACAATACCGACATCGGTGAACATACCGTGATGAGTGCGCAGGTAGGTGTGGCCGGATCGACAAAAGTTGGACAATGGTGCATGTTTGGTGGACAAGTAGGAATTGCCGGACATATCACCATTGGCGACAAGGTATTTCTTGGCGCACAGTCGGGTGTACCTGGAAGCATTAAGGACAATCAACAACTCATTGGCACGCCACCCATGAAGGAGAGAGCCTATTTTCGCTCACAAGCCATCTTCCGAAGACTTCCTGAACTATACAACGAAATCAACAACCTGAAAGAAGAGGTGGAACGATTGAAAAAGAACATCAAATAAGACAATTGCACTCGATAAATAAATCATAGAATGGATACAATCAAACAGAGAACACTAAAAGGTAGTTTTTCCCTGTGTGGCAAAGGATTGCACACGGGGCTGAATTTGACTGTTACCTTTAATCCTGCTCCTGAAAATACTGGATATAAAATTCAGCGAATAGACTTGGAAGAACAACCCATCGTTGATGCCATTGCCGAAAACGTGGTTGACACGCAACGTGGCACGGTTCTAGCACGTGGCGATGTGCGCGTTTCTACCGTTGAGCACGGTCTTTCTGCCCTGTATGCAATGGGGATAGACAACTGTATGATTCAAGTAAATGGACCTGAGTTTCCTATTTTGGATGGTTCAGCCGGCATTTACGTGAATAAAATCCAGGAAATTGGTATCGTAGAACAAAATGCGCCGAAAGATTTTTACATCATTCGTAAGAAAATAGAAGTGAAGGATGAGGAGACAGGTTCGTGTATTACGATACTTCCCGATGATCAGTTCAGCATAACGGCCATGTGCTCATTCGAGTCAAAATTCATCAACAGTCAATTTGCGACACTCGATAATATCGATGATTATGCGACAGAAATCGCGCCTGCCCGTACTTTTGTATTCGTCAGAGACATCCTTCCTTTGCTCGAAGCGAACCTCATCAAAGGTGGTGACATGGACAATGCCATCGTGATTTACGAAAGAGAAGTTTCACAAGAGCAACTGGACCAACTGGCAGATATCTTGAAAGTGGCACGCATGGATGCGACCAAGATAGGTTACATTCAGCATAAGCCCTTGATGTGGGAAAACGAGTGCACACGTCACAAATTGCTGGACATTATCGGTGACATGGCCTTGATAGGCAAACCCATCAAAGGACGAATTGTTGCGACACGGCCAGGACACACCATCAACAACAAGTTTGCCCGCCTGATGCGCAGAGAGATTCGCAAACATGAAATACAAGCACCGATTTACGATCCCAATGAGCCACCCATTATGGATAACAAGAGAATCAGGGAACTACTCCCCCATCGTTATCCTATGCAGTTGGTAGACAAAATCATCGCCATTGGTTCTAACACGATTGTTGGGGTAAAGAATATTACAAGCAACGAGCCCTTCTTTACAGGACACTTCCCGCAAGAACCCGTCATGCCTGGAGTGTTGCAAGTGGAGGCCATGGCTCAATGTGGAGGATTGCTGGTTTTGAACCAAGTAGAAGAACCAGAACGATGGTCTACGTACTTTCTGAAGATTGACAGCGTGAAGTTCAGGCAGAAAGTGGTTCCTGGCGACACGCTTATCTTCCGCGTGGAAATGATTCAACCCGTACGCCATGGCATCAGTACCATGAAGAGTTATGCCTTTGTTGGCGACCAAGTGGTATCTGAAGCTACGTTTATGGCACAGATCATCAAAAACAAATAAACAGAAATGTCTCTCGATGTTTTTCATCATCATAAAGTCATCAATACCCTATGAATCAAATAAGCCCATTAGCTTTTGTACATCCAGAAGCGCAACTCGGTGACGATAATGTCATCGGCCCATTTTGCTATCTTGATAAAAACACAGTACTGGGCAACCGTAATATCTTACAGAATAGTGTCACCATCAATTATGGAGCACGAATAGGTGATGACAATGAGTTTTTTCCCGGTGCCAGCATCAGCACGAAGCCGCAAGATTTAAAATTCGCCGGTGAAGATACAATCTGTGAAATAGGTGACAAAAATAGTATCCGTGAGAATGTCACCATTTCCAGAGGAACGGCATCAAAAGGAACGACCAAGGTTGGAAGCAACAACTTGCTGATGGAAAACATGCACGTTGCACACGATTGCATCATTGGCAGCAATGTGATTATTGGCAATTCCACCAAGTTTGCCGGTGAAGTGACTGTAGATGACTACGCCATCATCAGTGCGACGGTTTTATGTCATCAATTCTGTCACATCGGTGGTTATGTCATGGTTCAGGGTGGCAGCAGGTCTTCACAAGACATTCCGCCCTACGTCATGGCGGGCAAAGAACCCATCAAATATGCCGGCATCAACATTATCGGGCTGAGACGAAGAGGATTCAGCAACGAATTAATCCAACTGATACACCAAGCTTATCGATTGCTTTATAGCAAAGGTGTTTTGAAAGAAGGAATAGAAGAAATCAGAAAGAACCTGACAGTTACCCCTGAAATTCAATACATCATAGACTTTGTAGAAAGTTCTCAACGAGGCATCATCAGATAAATGAACACACTTGTTGTGCTTTTAGGCCCTACTGGAGTGGGAAAAACAGAGGTGGCGCTGCAAATTGCTGAACATTTGCAATCGCCTATCATCAATGCCGACTCTCGACAGCTATTTGCTGAGATACCTATTGGTACAGCAGCCCCAACCAAAGAGCAGCAAGAACGAGTAAAACATTATTTCGTTGGCACGTTGCATCTAACAGATTATTATAGTGCAGCCAAATATGAAGAAGATGTTTTGCAACTTTTAAACCAGCTTTTCAACCAGCAACAAATGGCTTTGCTATCAGGAGGCAGCATGATGTATATTGATGCTGTATGCCAAGGTATCGACGACATACCAACGGTCGACGAGGCAACAAGAAAGCTGATGAAACGAAAACTGGAAACTGAAGGCTTGGATGCTCTCGTTGAAGAGTTAAAAGTTCTGGATCCAGAACATTACAAAATTGTGGATTTACATAATCCCAGACGCGTGGTTCATGCACTTGAAATATGCTATATGACTGGGAATACCTATTCTTCATATCGCACAAACACAAAGAAGATACGGCCTTTCAACATCGTAAAGATTGGACTCAACCGTCCTAGAGAAGAGATGTATGAGCGAATCAACAACCGTGTTTTGAAAATGATGAAGCAAGGATTGATTGAAGAAGCCAAAGCGGTATATCCACAGAAGGGCCTGAACGCTTTGAACACGGTAGGTTACAAAGAACTTTTCGCCTATTTCGACGGTGACATCTCACTGGATGATGCCATCTTAAAAATACAGTCAAACACAAGACAATACATGAGAAAACAAGTTACTTGGTTCAAACGTGACAATGAAATCAAATGGTTTTCGCCTACGAACATTGAAGAAATCATAAATTATATAGACGATCAACGATAGAAATCAAGTAATTCGCTATCTTTGCAAATTAATTATCTCCATTATGCTTCACAAGATAAAAAGATTTTTCAGCTGGTTGTGGATCAAACTACGTGGCTTCTGGCCATGGTATAAAAACCTGTACCAAGGACGAACGTGGTACACCAAAACAGGCATAGCTTTACTCTCTGGGCTGATAGCACTTATCATCTATCTTGGAGCTGTTGATCTTAATTTCCTCTGGTTGTTTGGCAAATCACCAGGTTTCGCCCAGATTAAGAATCCCAATACCTCCTCGGCGTCTGAGATTTATAGTGCAGATGGGAAGCTCATAGGAAAATATTTTAATGAAAACAGAACACCCGTCAAGTATGAAGAAGTGAATCCGCAGTTCTGGAAAGCACTGATTGATACAGAAGACGAACGATTCTACAGACACATTGGCATTGACTTTCAAGGACTCTTTGGTGCGGCCAAAGATGCTTTGGTTGGAAATGATGCCCGTGGAGCATCAACCATTACGCAACAGTTGGCCAAGAATATGTTCCGCGTACGCACGCAATATTCCACTGGATTGCTTGGTAAGATACCAGGTATCAAGATACTTATCATGAAAAGCAAGGAATGGATTATTGCCTTAAAGCTTGAAATGCTGTATGATAAAAAGGATATTCTTACCATGTACGCCAACACAGTTGACTTTGGATCTAACTCGTATGGAATCAAAACAGCCAGTAAAACCTATTTCAACACAACACCCGCGAATCTCACAACTGAACAAGGTGCCGTGCTGGTAGGCATGCTTAAAGCCACAACACATTATAACCCGATAGCCAATCCCAAGAATAGTCTTAAACGTAGAAATGTTGTTTTGCAAAACATGGTGACCAAGGGCGACCTGTCTAAAAAGCAATATGACAGTCTGAGTGTCATTCCCATCAAGCTTAGCTATAGCGTAGAATCTAACTATGACGGTCAGGCATTATACTTTAGGGAAGCTGTCGCCAACTATTTGAAGGATTGGTGCGAGGAGAATGGGTATGACTTGTATAGCAGTGGTCTGAAGATATATACCACGATTGATACCCGCATGCAGAAGTATGCCGAAGAGGCGGCACGTAAACAAATGAAGCAAATTCAACGCAACTTCAATAATCACTGGGGTAAAAATGATCCATGGATTGATGAAAACGGAAAGGTTATTCCTGGATTCATTGAGCAAATCGCACAAAGACAGCCTGTGTACAAATACCTTGCCGCCAAATATCAGAATAATCCAGACTCCATCACCTATTATTTGAACAAGCCCCACAAGGTAAAATTGTTCGATTATGACGAAGGAACCATAGAGAAAGAAATGTCAACCATGGACTCCATTCGATACATGGTGCGCTTCATGCACTGCTCCATGGTTGCGATGGAGCCACAGACAGGAGCCGTGAAGGCTTGGGTAGGCGACATCAACTTCAACTCATGGAAATATGATAAAGTAACTGCCATGCGCCAACCGGGATCCACCTTCAAGCTCTTTGTTTATACTGAGGCGATGAACCAAGGCCTGACACCTTGTGACAAACGGCGGGATGAATACATCTCCATGAAAGTATATGACAAGAAAAAGAAAGAAGAGGTTACATGGACACCGGGAAACGCTAATGGACGTTTTTCAGGAGACTCCATCCCCTTGAAGAGTGCCTTTGCGAGAAGTATCAACTCTATCGCCGTGAGACTTGGACAAGAGATGGGCATCAAACGAATCATTGACACGGCAGAGAAGATGGGAATCAAGAGTCCACTGCAGGACGAACCATCCCTTGCGTTAGGATCATGCGACGTCAACCTACTGGAAATGGCAAATGCCTATAGCACTATCGCAGACGATGGCAAACATCATGAGCCTATTCTGGTCACGCACATCGTTGATCGTGATGGGAGGCAAGTCTACATCGCACCCAACAAAGCCGAACAAGTAATTCCATACAAGAGTGCGTTTCTCGTACAACAACTATTGCTGGGTGGGCTAAGAGAACCAGGCGGAACGTCACAAAGCCTATGGGGATACGTAGGAAAACACAACGATACGGAATGGGGAGGAAAGACAGGAACTTCCAATAACCACTCAGATGCTTGGTTTATGTGCATCAGTCCAAAACTGGTTGTTGGCGCATGGGTAGGCGGAGAATACCGCAGCATCCATTTCCGCACAGGTGCTTTAGGGCAAGGATCAAGGACAGCACTACCCATCTGTGGCTACTTCTTGCAAGCTGTACTGGATGATCCAAACTTCAAACAATATCATGGCAAGTTTGGTAAGCCTAAAGATAAAGATATTACCAGCGACATGTACAACTGTCCGAGTTATTACCAGCAGGCGCGAGTGGACACAACTGCAACACATAGCTTGAGCTCCATCTCTGAAGAAATCATTCTAGACGAAGATGGCAACCCTATCTCAAAACCCATCAAAGATGAGAATGAGAAACAAAAAGACAGTTCGGACAAATCACATGAAAACCATACACCAACAGAAAAGGTAATCCATTTGGATAATCTATAATGGGTATGGCTAAGGAAACTGACATCGAACACATTGATCTGAATAATCTGGAGTTGCAAAACGCACTGCAGATTATTCAGTACACTCATCGCTCATTATTCTTAACAGGGAAAGCTGGAACGGGTAAGTCAACGTTTCTTCGATACATCTCACAGACAACCAAGAAAAAACATGTCATTCTTGCACCAACGGGCATTGCTGCCATCAATGTGGGAGGAAGCACTTTGCATAGTTTTTTCAAGCTACCATTCCATCCCTTATTGCCTAACGACAACAGGTATAGCATACGAAACCTTCGGAAAACACTCAAATATAACGGCGAGAAAATCAAACTCATCAAGGAAGTAGAACTCATCATCATCGACGAAATCTCGATGGTAAGATCCGACATCATCGACTTCATTGACAAGATACTGCGCGTTTATGCTCAGAACATGCGCGTTCCCTTTGGAGGAAAGCAATTATTACTCGTTGGCGACATGTACCAGTTAGAGCCGGTATTAAAAGAGGACGAACGCGCATTGCTACAACCATTTTATCCTTCAAAGTTCTTTTTTGATGCTCATGTTTTCAGGGAGATGCAGTTGATTTGTATCGAACTTCAGAAAATTTACCGACAAACGGACCCACTTTTCATCAGTATATTAGACCATATCAGAACGTCCAACACTTCGCAAACCGATTTGTCCATTCTCAATCAAAGAGTAGGAAACACCTCTCAACAAAATCATGAAGGACTGGCAATCACCTTATCTACTCGAAGAGATAGCGTTGACTACATCAACCAGCAACACCTTCAACAATTACCAGGCGAACCCACTGTCTTCTATGGCATCATCGAAGGCGAGTTCCCCGAGAACAATCTGCCCACTCCCATGAAACTTGAAATCAAAACAGGTGCGCAAGTTTTGTTTGTCAAGAACGACAGAGACAAACGATGGGTGAATGGTACCTTAGGCACCGTCATTGGCATGGGAGATGAGAGCGATGGCTTAATTTACGTGAGGACTGAACAAGGTGAGGATGTAGATGTAGAACAAGACATTTGGTCAAACGTTCGATACACCTACAACGAAAAAGAACAAAAGATTGAAGAAGAAGTAATTGGAACTTTCCGCCAGTTCCCCATTCGGCTGGCATGGGCCATCACCATTCATAAAAGTCAAGGACTTACCTTCAATCAAGTCAACATCGACTTATCTGGAGGCGTGTTTGCTGGAGGCCAAACTTACGTTGCCCTGTCACGTTGCCGATCGTTAGAAGGCATTAACCTTGAAGCCCCTATCAAGAAAGAGAATATTTTTATTAGTCGAGAAATCACAAGTTTTGCCAAGACATACAATGACCAGCAATCTCTCGACAAAGCCTTGCAACAAAGTAAAGCCGAAAAACAATATCATGATGCCGTGACGGCATTCGATCAGGGGGACATGCAATCGGCCTTGGATAATTTCTTTCTGGCCATTCACAGCAGGTATGAAATAGAAAAGCCTGCGGCAAAACGCCTAATCAGGCGAAAGCTCAATCTCATCAACACGCTTAAAGAAGAAAATCAACGCTTACGAGACAAGCAAAAAGAAAAAGAAGATTTGCTGAAACGGCTCGCCGTTGAATATGTCATGATGGGCAAAGAATGTGAAAGAGAAGGGATGAAAGAAGCTGCTTTGCGCAACTATCAAAAGGCATTAGAGCTCTGCCCCGAGCATCCAGAAGCTATCAGAAGAATCAAGAGAATTAAGAAAAAAACGAATCAATAACACTGTTATTGGCTCTCATCATAACTCAATAGAGGAACGATACGATAGCGAGAGAAAAAAAATAAATGAGCCCAAATTATTTTCGAGCTCATTTAATTTTTCCTGTTTGTTTAACAAGAAAGTATGATATTGCACCCTCATAATCGGCTAAAGCCGATAGCAAGGAGTTGCAATTAAGCCAAAGTAAACAGATTCTCTGAATCCTTGATTTTACCTTCTTTGAACAGCCATCCAATTCCCAGATAGACTTCTTCTGTTCCAATTTTAGCAGCCTTAGCTATTTCAGCAACGCTCAACGCTTTGTCTGCTGCAGCCAATGCTTGATAAACATCACCAGCACGGAAGCCAACGCTTTCAGCATTTACCACAAGAGCGCACTTCTTTGCCGCAGCTCTCTTTGTTGTGGAGCACTTCTTGGGAGCCGCAACCTTCTTTGAAGCTACTGCTGCCGTTACTTTCTTTTCTGTCATAATCAATAAAATTTTAATATACTTTGCACTTCAAATGAGGTAAAATATCTCATTAACGAAGCAAAGGTAGCCATTTTATTTAAAAAACACAATTATTAAACATCAAAAAGTAACACATTTATGGGTTAGTTGAACCAAAGAAGCGTTTTATTGATGTATGTCAAGTTTTATCTCTAATTCATCCAATTGTTTTTGATCAATGGTCGACGGCGCATCAAGCATCACATCACGGCCGTTGTTGTTCTTTGGGAAGGCAATGCAGTCGCGAATGCTATCCAAGCCGGCCATGATACTCACAAACCGATCAAGCCCGAACGCTAAACCTGCATGAGGTGGCGCACCATATTTAAACGCATTGATTAAGAAACCAAACTGAGCCATTGCCTTTTCAGGTGTGAAGCCCAATATCTCAAACATCTTTTGCTGCAACCGTCCATCATGAATACGCAGGCTCCCCCCTCCTACTTCAATACCGTTGCAAACAAAGTCGTATGCCTTGGCACGAACTCGTTCAGGATGCTCATCAAGCAAGGGGATATCGTCTGGATTTGGCATGGTAAACGGATGGTGCGTTGCCATGAGGCGCTGCTCCTCATCACTCCACTCGAACAAGGGGAAATCAACAATCCACAAACACTCAAACTTGTTCTTATCACGAAGTCCCAGTCGCTCGCCCATCTCTAAGCGAAGGGTACACAACTGCACGCGCGTCTTGTTGGCATTGTCTCCACTCAAAATCAATACCAAGTCACCATCCTTGGCGCCCATTCGCTCTTTCACTTCCAGCAACTGTTCCTTTGAGTAGAACTTATCAACAGAACTCTTAATCGTTCCATCGGCATTATACTTAATGTATACCAATCCCTTGGCACCAACCTGCGGACGTTTAACAAAGTCGCTCAGTTCGTCCAATTGCTTACGACTATAGCTGGCACATCCAGGCACACAAATGCCACCAATGTAGCTTGCTTCATTGAAGACACTAAAATCTGCCTTGCCTTTGAACGCATCCAAAAGCTCAACGAACTCCATGCCGAAACGCAAATCAGGCTTATCACTGCCGAAACGTCTCATCGCCTCGTGCCAGGTCATTTGCTGCAACTTCTCTGGTAGCTCTACCCCACGAATCTCTTTGAAAAGGTGACGACACAGATTTTCAAACAAGTCGATAACATCATCCTGATCAACGAAACTCATTTCGCAGTCAATTTGCGTGAACTCGGGTTGACGATCGGCGCGCAAGTCTTCGTCACGGAAACATTTGGCGATTTGAAAATAGCGGTCAAACCCACTCACCATCAACAGTTGCTTGAGCGTCTGTGGGCTCTGTGGCAATGCATAAAACTGTCCGGGATTCATGCGCGAAGGCACCACAAAGTCGCGCGCACCTTCCGGAGTAGAACCAATCAATATAGGTGTTTCTACCTCAATGAATTGCTCGTTGTCGAGGAAATTGCGAATCAGAATCGTCATCCGATGGCGCAATTCCAAATTCTTTCTTACCGCTGGTCGGCGCAAATCCAAGTATCGATATTTCATTCGTAAATCGTCACCGCCATCGGTATCGTCTTCTATTTTGAATGGAGGCGTCAAACTTTCACTCAGTACGTTT
Encoded proteins:
- a CDS encoding ATP-dependent DNA helicase — translated: MGMAKETDIEHIDLNNLELQNALQIIQYTHRSLFLTGKAGTGKSTFLRYISQTTKKKHVILAPTGIAAINVGGSTLHSFFKLPFHPLLPNDNRYSIRNLRKTLKYNGEKIKLIKEVELIIIDEISMVRSDIIDFIDKILRVYAQNMRVPFGGKQLLLVGDMYQLEPVLKEDERALLQPFYPSKFFFDAHVFREMQLICIELQKIYRQTDPLFISILDHIRTSNTSQTDLSILNQRVGNTSQQNHEGLAITLSTRRDSVDYINQQHLQQLPGEPTVFYGIIEGEFPENNLPTPMKLEIKTGAQVLFVKNDRDKRWVNGTLGTVIGMGDESDGLIYVRTEQGEDVDVEQDIWSNVRYTYNEKEQKIEEEVIGTFRQFPIRLAWAITIHKSQGLTFNQVNIDLSGGVFAGGQTYVALSRCRSLEGINLEAPIKKENIFISREITSFAKTYNDQQSLDKALQQSKAEKQYHDAVTAFDQGDMQSALDNFFLAIHSRYEIEKPAAKRLIRRKLNLINTLKEENQRLRDKQKEKEDLLKRLAVEYVMMGKECEREGMKEAALRNYQKALELCPEHPEAIRRIKRIKKKTNQ
- a CDS encoding transglycosylase domain-containing protein — encoded protein: MLHKIKRFFSWLWIKLRGFWPWYKNLYQGRTWYTKTGIALLSGLIALIIYLGAVDLNFLWLFGKSPGFAQIKNPNTSSASEIYSADGKLIGKYFNENRTPVKYEEVNPQFWKALIDTEDERFYRHIGIDFQGLFGAAKDALVGNDARGASTITQQLAKNMFRVRTQYSTGLLGKIPGIKILIMKSKEWIIALKLEMLYDKKDILTMYANTVDFGSNSYGIKTASKTYFNTTPANLTTEQGAVLVGMLKATTHYNPIANPKNSLKRRNVVLQNMVTKGDLSKKQYDSLSVIPIKLSYSVESNYDGQALYFREAVANYLKDWCEENGYDLYSSGLKIYTTIDTRMQKYAEEAARKQMKQIQRNFNNHWGKNDPWIDENGKVIPGFIEQIAQRQPVYKYLAAKYQNNPDSITYYLNKPHKVKLFDYDEGTIEKEMSTMDSIRYMVRFMHCSMVAMEPQTGAVKAWVGDINFNSWKYDKVTAMRQPGSTFKLFVYTEAMNQGLTPCDKRRDEYISMKVYDKKKKEEVTWTPGNANGRFSGDSIPLKSAFARSINSIAVRLGQEMGIKRIIDTAEKMGIKSPLQDEPSLALGSCDVNLLEMANAYSTIADDGKHHEPILVTHIVDRDGRQVYIAPNKAEQVIPYKSAFLVQQLLLGGLREPGGTSQSLWGYVGKHNDTEWGGKTGTSNNHSDAWFMCISPKLVVGAWVGGEYRSIHFRTGALGQGSRTALPICGYFLQAVLDDPNFKQYHGKFGKPKDKDITSDMYNCPSYYQQARVDTTATHSLSSISEEIILDEDGNPISKPIKDENEKQKDSSDKSHENHTPTEKVIHLDNL
- a CDS encoding winged helix-turn-helix domain-containing protein, with the translated sequence MTEKKVTAAVASKKVAAPKKCSTTKRAAAKKCALVVNAESVGFRAGDVYQALAAADKALSVAEIAKAAKIGTEEVYLGIGWLFKEGKIKDSENLFTLA
- the aspS gene encoding aspartate--tRNA ligase; this translates as MYRTNTCGELRLSDEGKEVTLSGWVQRTRKMGGMTFVDVRDRYGITQLVFNEATDASLCEQANKLGREFCVQATGKVSERQSKNDKMPTGDIEILVSQLNVLSESLTPPFKIEDDTDGGDDLRMKYRYLDLRRPAVRKNLELRHRMTILIRNFLDNEQFIEVETPILIGSTPEGARDFVVPSRMNPGQFYALPQSPQTLKQLLMVSGFDRYFQIAKCFRDEDLRADRQPEFTQIDCEMSFVDQDDVIDLFENLCRHLFKEIRGVELPEKLQQMTWHEAMRRFGSDKPDLRFGMEFVELLDAFKGKADFSVFNEASYIGGICVPGCASYSRKQLDELSDFVKRPQVGAKGLVYIKYNADGTIKSSVDKFYSKEQLLEVKERMGAKDGDLVLILSGDNANKTRVQLCTLRLEMGERLGLRDKNKFECLWIVDFPLFEWSDEEQRLMATHHPFTMPNPDDIPLLDEHPERVRAKAYDFVCNGIEVGGGSLRIHDGRLQQKMFEILGFTPEKAMAQFGFLINAFKYGAPPHAGLAFGLDRFVSIMAGLDSIRDCIAFPKNNNGRDVMLDAPSTIDQKQLDELEIKLDIHQ